From the Natronococcus sp. AD-5 genome, one window contains:
- a CDS encoding transposase: MGEEATKTIQTRLHVAPGERSWLHDARLASREIFNQTIRLKQRGYTRTEIQREVDRDDFLRNNKCAVVGKALQTWDSYQSLLDWWHEQDGPDGGKPTPPSTNKNGAYPLVMAHTEGYRLTVDEDTNRVQFRVSPKPYKKVKGHLRGEPDLMNELREAITSDEADVGQAELLYRGGVYYLHVTVTREFNVPEPDQAETLVGVDINERNVALTALDRTTVRTKGTLVFDYGRVKQERQRYHTITTRCQEHGKTSIHRKLGNKEERFTEWVLHRLSRVVVVFAEQFSNPVIVFEDMSGIREEMQYGSYMNRRLHKLPFHKFETFVSYKALWREIPTDTVDAYYNSKTCSCCSERGYRQGRRFRCTNDECDVVQDHADRNASVNVAWREKAKLDGNNTNYRTHKTQPQVRLVRLSGSGRVSRPPSSRSLAEQGVLQHG, encoded by the coding sequence ATGGGTGAAGAAGCCACGAAGACGATCCAGACGCGCCTGCACGTAGCGCCTGGTGAACGGTCGTGGCTTCACGATGCCCGCCTCGCGTCACGCGAGATATTCAACCAAACCATCCGCCTCAAACAACGAGGGTACACCCGCACCGAGATACAGCGCGAGGTTGACCGCGACGACTTCCTCCGTAACAACAAGTGCGCGGTCGTCGGCAAAGCCCTCCAAACGTGGGACTCCTACCAATCCCTTCTCGATTGGTGGCACGAACAAGACGGCCCTGATGGAGGGAAGCCGACACCACCGAGTACCAACAAGAACGGTGCATACCCGCTCGTGATGGCGCACACGGAGGGGTACCGCCTCACCGTAGACGAGGATACGAACCGTGTCCAGTTCCGTGTTAGTCCGAAACCCTACAAGAAAGTGAAGGGTCATCTGCGTGGCGAACCGGACTTGATGAACGAACTTCGAGAAGCCATCACGTCAGATGAGGCGGATGTAGGGCAGGCCGAACTGCTGTACCGCGGTGGCGTGTACTACCTACACGTCACGGTCACACGCGAGTTCAACGTGCCCGAACCCGACCAAGCGGAAACGCTCGTCGGCGTGGACATCAACGAACGCAACGTCGCACTCACTGCCCTCGATCGCACGACGGTGCGGACGAAAGGCACGCTCGTCTTTGACTACGGGCGAGTGAAGCAGGAGCGACAACGCTACCACACCATCACCACCCGTTGTCAGGAACACGGCAAGACGAGCATCCATCGGAAACTCGGTAACAAGGAAGAACGGTTCACCGAGTGGGTGTTGCACCGCCTTTCTCGTGTCGTTGTGGTGTTCGCGGAACAGTTCTCGAATCCGGTCATCGTGTTCGAGGATATGAGCGGCATCCGTGAGGAGATGCAGTACGGATCATATATGAATCGGCGGTTGCACAAACTGCCGTTCCACAAGTTTGAAACGTTCGTGTCGTACAAGGCGTTGTGGCGGGAGATCCCCACGGACACGGTGGATGCCTACTACAACTCGAAGACGTGTTCGTGCTGTAGCGAACGCGGCTATCGGCAGGGGCGTCGGTTCCGCTGTACGAACGACGAGTGTGACGTGGTGCAAGACCACGCAGACCGGAATGCGTCGGTGAACGTTGCGTGGCGCGAGAAGGCGAAACTCGACGGGAACAACACGAATTACCGGACTCACAAAACCCAACCGCAAGTTAGGTTGGTGCGTCTGTCCGGATCGGGGCGCGTAAGCCGCCCACCCTCATCCCGCTCGCTCGCCGAGCAGGGAGTGCTACAGCACGGCTGA
- the tnpA gene encoding IS200/IS605 family transposase, producing the protein MEEYRSHAHSVSSCKYHFVWCPKYRYPVLDVVEDDMRELFGETANHFGHSILALEIADDHVHLFVQSDPKHSPADIARQFKSYSGKHLLERYPKIRESYFWGGGFWKVGYYVGTTGAVAEEVVERYIEETEHTPE; encoded by the coding sequence ATGGAAGAGTACCGTAGTCATGCACATTCCGTTAGTTCCTGCAAGTATCACTTCGTGTGGTGTCCGAAGTACCGCTACCCGGTTCTCGACGTGGTTGAGGACGATATGCGGGAGTTGTTTGGAGAGACTGCCAACCACTTCGGGCACAGTATTCTCGCCTTGGAAATTGCGGACGACCACGTACACTTGTTCGTCCAGAGCGACCCGAAACACAGTCCAGCTGATATTGCTCGGCAGTTCAAGTCGTACTCGGGCAAGCACTTGCTAGAACGGTACCCGAAGATTCGTGAGTCGTATTTTTGGGGTGGCGGGTTCTGGAAGGTTGGGTACTACGTGGGAACGACGGGCGCAGTGGCGGAGGAAGTGGTTGAACGGTACATCGAGGAAACGGAACACACGCCGGAGTGA
- the ggt gene encoding gamma-glutamyltransferase, translating to MKQIGLTATAAGAIGATRASTSQEANENEYVEEEEVIENENGVGAQTEFAYPWQFISRRSAVMANNGMVATSHPLAAQVGVQTLRDGGNAVDAAIATAVMLNLVEPHMTSIAGDMFALTHFDGEYKALNGSGRSSAAADIDTYRQRTEESEDGEPIVPTEGGLPVTVPGALDGFYQLSDRYGTLEFEDLLQPAIEYARDGVPVSEYVAAQWEAAAPRVSEFESFAETFLINGEPPKPEQTFTNPDFADSLERIASEGIETVYGGEFGAEIVEAVQAHDGVLELSDLENHESTWGDPISTEYRGIEVLEHPPNTQGVVALQALNILENFDISTSTADPDRLHRLIEAVKIAFADAYEYVSDPEKVDIPIETMLSPKYGEQRATEIGPEVGNYEPRADRQSDTVYLTVVDGDGNAVSLINSGYWPFASGIVVGGFPLQNRGSSFSLCPGDANALEPRKRPFHTLVPAMLAEDGKFRASFGVMGGDMQPQGHVQVVANLIDSGLNPQAALDAPRFRFIEDHEVTLETTRLPSETIDELRARGHDVLTEEAYFEPDAGHYGGAQFIYRNEDGTLIGASEPRRDGQAIGF from the coding sequence ATGAAACAGATTGGATTAACGGCGACTGCAGCAGGCGCTATTGGAGCAACTCGGGCGAGTACGAGCCAAGAGGCGAACGAAAACGAGTACGTTGAAGAAGAGGAAGTGATCGAGAACGAGAACGGCGTTGGAGCTCAAACGGAATTCGCCTATCCGTGGCAGTTCATCAGTCGCCGCTCGGCTGTAATGGCGAACAACGGAATGGTCGCAACGAGCCATCCGCTCGCGGCTCAGGTCGGTGTGCAGACGCTTCGCGATGGAGGGAACGCCGTCGATGCGGCAATTGCTACTGCCGTAATGCTGAATCTCGTTGAACCGCACATGACCAGCATCGCGGGCGACATGTTCGCACTTACTCACTTCGACGGTGAGTACAAAGCGTTAAATGGGAGCGGGCGTTCCTCCGCAGCAGCGGATATCGATACGTATCGCCAACGGACTGAGGAGTCAGAGGATGGCGAGCCGATTGTGCCGACCGAAGGCGGACTTCCGGTTACCGTCCCCGGAGCGTTAGACGGGTTCTATCAATTGTCGGATCGGTACGGGACCCTCGAGTTCGAAGACCTACTTCAGCCTGCGATCGAGTATGCGAGAGACGGCGTTCCGGTCTCCGAGTACGTCGCTGCCCAATGGGAGGCTGCTGCACCGCGAGTCAGTGAATTCGAGAGTTTTGCCGAGACATTCCTCATCAACGGCGAGCCCCCGAAGCCGGAGCAGACGTTTACGAATCCCGATTTTGCCGACTCACTCGAGCGGATCGCGTCCGAGGGAATCGAAACGGTCTACGGTGGCGAATTCGGCGCTGAAATCGTCGAGGCGGTCCAAGCGCACGACGGCGTGCTCGAGCTTTCGGACCTCGAAAACCACGAGAGTACGTGGGGCGATCCAATTAGTACCGAGTACCGCGGGATCGAAGTCCTCGAGCATCCGCCGAATACCCAGGGCGTCGTCGCACTCCAAGCGCTCAATATCCTCGAGAACTTCGATATCTCGACAAGTACCGCTGATCCTGACCGGCTTCATCGCTTGATCGAGGCAGTGAAAATCGCTTTCGCAGACGCCTACGAATATGTTAGTGACCCGGAGAAGGTTGATATCCCAATCGAGACGATGCTCTCCCCGAAGTACGGAGAACAGCGTGCAACCGAGATCGGTCCCGAGGTCGGTAACTACGAACCGCGGGCTGACCGACAGAGCGATACCGTCTATCTCACGGTGGTCGACGGCGACGGGAACGCGGTTTCGTTGATTAATAGTGGATACTGGCCGTTCGCAAGCGGAATCGTTGTCGGCGGATTCCCCCTACAGAACCGGGGATCGTCGTTCAGTCTGTGTCCGGGTGATGCGAACGCATTGGAACCCCGTAAACGTCCGTTCCACACGCTCGTTCCTGCGATGCTCGCCGAAGATGGAAAATTCCGCGCTTCATTTGGCGTCATGGGCGGCGATATGCAACCGCAGGGGCACGTACAGGTGGTCGCAAATCTAATCGATTCCGGGCTTAACCCACAGGCAGCACTCGATGCTCCACGGTTCCGGTTTATCGAGGATCACGAGGTGACGCTGGAAACGACGCGACTTCCGTCCGAAACGATCGACGAGTTGCGAGCACGCGGACACGATGTACTCACCGAGGAAGCGTACTTTGAACCGGATGCGGGTCATTACGGCGGTGCGCAGTTCATTTACCGTAATGAGGACGGGACACTGATCGGAGCGTCGGAACCGCGACGGGACGGCCAAGCAATCGGATTCTAA
- a CDS encoding zinc ribbon domain-containing protein codes for MLPGTLQVNRVELSFADVGISIKQVSEAKLSSECPECESDNMSRNGDSFRCYDCKLDAHSDIAAVVEICALNAYGVSFPVV; via the coding sequence ATTCTCCCGGGAACACTTCAAGTTAACCGCGTTGAACTCTCGTTCGCGGATGTTGGTATCAGCATTAAACAGGTAAGCGAAGCTAAATTGAGTAGCGAGTGTCCCGAATGCGAGAGCGACAATATGTCCCGGAATGGTGATTCGTTCCGCTGTTACGACTGCAAGCTGGACGCACACAGTGACATCGCAGCAGTAGTTGAGATCTGTGCTCTCAATGCATACGGTGTGAGCTTCCCCGTGGTTTAA
- a CDS encoding DMT family transporter, with product MFTAGVAWVLLPTERLWPLSIAGLSIGFIGAVIMLIPSGAITFTEGLLGKTILFGGAAGIALSSVLIRYADTSLSSPVQTAWSAALGAVRLRVLSPLLGETWSGEVPVSAGMTVEYLGIISTVVAYLLYFSLLQRRPSIEVTLMMYLAPVVATTAGWLLFGESVTVSMIGGFLIVMMGFALMKRREIRAELTRYGVVD from the coding sequence GTGTTCACGGCCGGGGTCGCATGGGTGCTCCTTCCCACTGAGCGGCTTTGGCCCCTCTCGATCGCTGGCTTGAGCATCGGATTCATCGGTGCGGTGATTATGCTGATTCCGTCCGGAGCAATTACGTTCACCGAGGGGCTGCTGGGCAAGACTATTCTCTTCGGAGGAGCGGCTGGCATCGCGCTATCGAGTGTGCTGATTCGCTACGCCGATACGTCACTCTCCAGTCCAGTACAAACAGCTTGGTCAGCGGCCCTAGGTGCAGTCCGCTTGCGCGTCTTGAGCCCGCTGCTTGGGGAGACATGGAGTGGCGAGGTGCCAGTGAGTGCTGGCATGACAGTCGAGTATCTCGGCATCATCTCAACAGTCGTTGCGTATTTGCTCTATTTTTCACTGCTCCAGCGTCGCCCTTCGATCGAGGTAACACTCATGATGTATCTGGCTCCTGTCGTCGCTACGACTGCTGGGTGGCTTCTGTTCGGTGAGTCCGTCACGGTCTCCATGATCGGCGGATTTCTCATCGTAATGATGGGGTTCGCACTGATGAAACGCCGGGAGATTCGGGCAGAACTCACGCGATACGGGGTCGTCGACTGA
- a CDS encoding HTH domain-containing protein, whose protein sequence is MPVSKSADTEIQAPVVNTDIEGELRVDCYVRSAMPAPLAETVNTVVERLRHLGDQRSC, encoded by the coding sequence ATGCCAGTCAGTAAGTCCGCGGACACCGAAATCCAGGCTCCAGTTGTGAATACCGATATCGAGGGTGAGCTCCGGGTCGACTGTTACGTGCGATCCGCCATGCCTGCCCCGCTCGCTGAGACGGTCAACACCGTCGTCGAGCGCTTACGGCACCTCGGCGACCAGCGCTCCTGTTGA
- a CDS encoding IS6 family transposase, translated as MLSDSYDAGLEESWENEWTATPVRAFAVRLHQTDCSLRETTTILAELGVERPHGAVWNWVYRLADSGRDPPTASPSWFAVDETATKINGEWSWLYAAIDIELKLILDVALFDRHGTDSAAAFLYGLREKHDLSAAEFLINQFSYRTALARLGLNGQVNYTDRYLIEKWFHTLKIRVDRFHNSWVDSRASAGEWIEQFVHYYNHQRPHQSLDGRTPADEVLD; from the coding sequence CTGCTCAGCGATAGCTACGATGCGGGTTTAGAAGAATCTTGGGAGAACGAATGGACGGCGACGCCCGTCAGGGCGTTCGCCGTCCGTCTCCATCAGACCGATTGTTCTCTTCGGGAGACAACAACGATTCTCGCTGAATTAGGCGTTGAACGCCCTCACGGAGCGGTCTGGAACTGGGTGTATCGGCTGGCTGACAGCGGACGCGACCCGCCAACGGCGTCGCCGTCGTGGTTCGCTGTTGACGAGACCGCTACCAAGATTAACGGCGAGTGGTCTTGGTTGTACGCTGCAATAGACATTGAGTTAAAGTTGATCCTCGATGTCGCGTTATTTGATCGGCATGGTACCGATTCGGCGGCTGCATTTTTGTATGGACTTCGTGAGAAACACGATCTCTCCGCGGCTGAGTTTCTCATCAATCAATTCAGCTATCGTACTGCACTTGCTCGATTAGGGTTGAACGGTCAAGTGAACTACACCGACCGATACCTCATCGAGAAGTGGTTTCACACCCTTAAAATTCGAGTCGACCGTTTTCATAATTCATGGGTGGACAGTCGGGCGAGCGCAGGCGAATGGATTGAACAGTTCGTGCATTACTATAACCATCAAAGACCGCACCAATCGCTCGATGGACGAACGCCAGCCGACGAGGTGCTCGACTAG
- a CDS encoding YqcI/YcgG family protein — translation MNETELLFNQSELQDAIEAGELIAWEKKRYIEFRETMRSARYPCYFAVNAERNDTARYLFVGDVRDRGALLKVREGLRQYLEWCQSIAERTTLVIFFKPPERDQSEQEYRDQFWKVLEFLNERDPEPWPSEIPEDPNDPEWEFCFCGEPMFIVGRAPFYTERKSRYTPYGLEITIQPRRILDDITGDTIEGQRARSVIRDRLEDYDDVASHPDIGNYGDPNTREWKQYLLPESNEESMDEFPFEINAERT, via the coding sequence ATGAACGAAACGGAATTACTATTTAACCAATCTGAATTGCAAGACGCGATAGAAGCAGGGGAGTTGATCGCGTGGGAGAAAAAGAGATATATCGAATTCAGAGAAACGATGCGGAGCGCTCGCTACCCATGTTACTTCGCGGTGAACGCTGAACGTAACGATACCGCTCGTTACCTCTTCGTGGGAGATGTTCGTGATCGTGGTGCACTCCTCAAGGTGAGAGAGGGATTGCGACAATATCTCGAATGGTGTCAATCGATAGCCGAACGAACGACCTTGGTAATATTTTTCAAACCTCCTGAGAGGGATCAAAGTGAACAGGAATATCGTGATCAGTTCTGGAAAGTCCTCGAGTTCCTAAACGAACGGGATCCGGAACCATGGCCCAGTGAGATTCCCGAGGATCCAAATGATCCGGAATGGGAATTTTGCTTCTGTGGAGAACCAATGTTTATCGTCGGACGCGCTCCGTTCTATACGGAGCGAAAGAGTAGGTATACGCCATATGGACTAGAAATAACAATTCAGCCACGGAGAATCCTTGACGATATTACCGGAGATACGATAGAAGGCCAGCGGGCTCGCTCGGTCATTAGAGATCGGTTAGAGGACTATGATGATGTTGCATCTCATCCTGACATTGGTAATTATGGTGATCCCAACACTAGAGAATGGAAACAATATTTGCTTCCAGAATCTAACGAGGAAAGTATGGATGAATTCCCCTTTGAAATAAATGCGGAGAGAACATAG
- the cysC gene encoding adenylyl-sulfate kinase: protein MSGETIWLFGLPCSGKTTLAKGLIGPRTVHLDGDYLRDTLNSDLGFSKEDRTENLRRAAGVAQALNEQGFDVVASFITPYRSQRELIAEKIENVSFVHVNAPVEVCEERDVKGMYEQARKGKIKGFTGIDAPFEEPEIEEIGLEVRTTTHSEEESIKKINTELKLKSDPSHIFIGRWQPLHDGHRKIIDSAADNGKDVIIAIRDTELSEKNPLTAQERRELIEAVYEEHPNVETMIIPDVDTVAIGRDVGYSVVSVPQEVAEISGTETREEYEKNELLSGRHFED from the coding sequence ATGTCGGGAGAAACCATATGGCTCTTCGGACTGCCGTGTTCCGGAAAGACGACGCTCGCCAAGGGGTTAATTGGCCCGAGGACGGTCCACTTAGACGGAGATTATCTTCGGGATACCCTCAATTCCGATCTCGGGTTTTCGAAGGAGGATCGAACCGAGAACCTCAGACGAGCTGCTGGAGTTGCACAAGCGTTGAACGAACAGGGGTTCGATGTCGTCGCGTCGTTCATCACCCCGTATCGATCTCAGCGAGAACTGATTGCTGAGAAGATCGAGAACGTCTCGTTCGTCCACGTCAACGCACCCGTTGAAGTGTGTGAGGAACGCGATGTAAAAGGGATGTACGAGCAGGCCCGAAAGGGTAAGATCAAAGGTTTTACCGGTATTGACGCCCCATTCGAGGAGCCGGAGATAGAAGAGATTGGACTCGAAGTTCGAACGACGACTCACTCGGAGGAGGAGAGTATCAAGAAGATCAATACAGAACTGAAACTCAAGTCCGATCCAAGCCACATCTTCATCGGTCGCTGGCAACCACTCCACGATGGGCATCGGAAGATCATCGATTCAGCCGCTGACAACGGAAAAGACGTCATTATCGCCATCCGCGACACCGAACTCAGCGAAAAGAACCCACTCACCGCACAGGAGCGCCGAGAGCTAATTGAGGCCGTCTACGAGGAGCATCCGAATGTCGAAACGATGATCATTCCGGATGTCGACACCGTCGCTATCGGACGAGACGTTGGGTACTCGGTTGTCTCGGTTCCCCAGGAAGTTGCCGAGATCAGCGGAACCGAGACGCGTGAGGAGTACGAGAAAAATGAGCTTCTCTCAGGCCGACATTTCGAGGACTGA
- a CDS encoding sulfotransferase domain-containing protein: MSLEEPPSDIRDQAKQNYEFVKGEVVTEEKRSILSEYQVNDFDSVLLITSAPRGGSSLLFDILRHHEGTCSLDGEHDRWYTLNGICYPTFESDVIPADFESFDRETLLADLLAEVGATERSGDQTHRVDNTVIRLPLQFPDRDLPYEEIHEELLKGASLNEILEGLGISPLQYDEYAKRDANSPFKTETIEDRPFVSSHSYKRSLTADDFERTLVLKASGDAYRLPWIREQLFPETDVKVVHLTRNPAASINGLYDGWRLNRGFQTYDVGSLDLDGYNGSLWCYDLPPGWIRQGKLIDVCLMQWAQAHRHILNGRDTFENVLRVRFEDILTDTRSTIKEIIEFADLGESALLSENVESPNKVMTTKEPRSARWRDREDLVKSALDRADETYTEVIEELEYTEESEWI; this comes from the coding sequence ATGAGTCTTGAAGAACCTCCGAGCGATATTCGCGACCAGGCCAAACAGAACTACGAATTCGTAAAAGGCGAGGTCGTCACAGAGGAAAAACGATCGATTTTGTCGGAGTATCAAGTTAACGACTTTGACAGCGTGTTGCTTATCACATCGGCTCCGAGAGGGGGAAGTAGTCTCCTTTTCGATATCCTTCGGCACCACGAAGGAACGTGTAGTCTCGATGGCGAACACGACCGATGGTACACCCTAAACGGAATCTGTTACCCGACGTTCGAATCCGACGTCATTCCGGCTGACTTCGAGTCGTTCGATAGAGAAACGCTCCTGGCGGATCTCCTCGCCGAGGTCGGTGCAACCGAACGATCTGGCGATCAAACGCATCGTGTGGATAATACGGTCATCCGGCTTCCGTTGCAGTTCCCCGATCGAGATCTCCCATACGAGGAGATACACGAAGAGTTGCTCAAAGGAGCGTCGCTCAATGAAATACTCGAGGGGCTCGGGATCTCACCGTTACAGTATGATGAATATGCAAAACGAGACGCAAACAGTCCATTCAAAACTGAAACGATCGAGGATCGACCGTTCGTTTCTTCGCACAGTTACAAGCGCAGTCTCACAGCTGACGACTTTGAGCGCACACTCGTCCTAAAAGCGAGTGGCGACGCATATCGACTCCCATGGATCCGCGAACAGCTATTTCCCGAAACCGACGTCAAAGTTGTTCATCTCACACGGAACCCAGCAGCGTCAATCAACGGTCTCTACGACGGATGGCGGCTGAACAGGGGGTTCCAAACCTACGACGTGGGTTCTCTCGATCTCGACGGATACAATGGCTCGCTGTGGTGCTATGACCTCCCACCGGGGTGGATTAGGCAGGGAAAACTCATCGACGTCTGCTTGATGCAGTGGGCTCAAGCTCATCGCCATATCCTCAATGGCCGCGACACGTTCGAGAACGTCCTTCGAGTTCGATTCGAAGATATTCTCACCGACACGCGCTCCACTATCAAGGAGATCATCGAGTTCGCCGATCTCGGTGAGTCGGCACTGCTTTCGGAGAATGTCGAAAGCCCAAATAAGGTAATGACGACGAAGGAACCGAGATCTGCTCGCTGGCGAGACAGAGAGGACCTCGTGAAGAGTGCACTCGATCGAGCCGACGAGACGTATACCGAGGTAATCGAGGAACTGGAATACACGGAGGAGTCTGAATGGATCTGA
- a CDS encoding NAD(P)H-dependent flavin oxidoreductase: MPRLTTPLTDVLGLDVPIVQAPVGSATCPALAATVADAGALGMLAVTWRDEAATRKVITETKRRTEGVFGVNIVADSDAKNVPTETHVEVCLDEGIDIFSFSFGEAAPYMEQIRSRNGIVLQSVGSAEEAKDAVDAGVDILVAQGWEAGGHVQSEVATLPLVPRIVDAVPDTPVIAAGGIADGRGIAAVLTLGAVGAWLGTRFLTTEEAYVHRLYRQRVIDAEETDTVYSTLFDEGWPDVPHRVIENETVAAWKAAEQPLTERPGEGDIVAETDDGAPVRRYEDSLAVPDMGGDVEELPLYAGQSAGLTHEVQPADELVMALAEETFEALERVN; the protein is encoded by the coding sequence ATGCCCCGATTGACGACGCCCCTTACCGATGTTCTCGGTCTTGACGTTCCCATTGTTCAAGCACCAGTCGGAAGTGCGACTTGCCCCGCTCTGGCAGCCACCGTTGCTGACGCTGGCGCACTCGGAATGCTGGCCGTTACATGGCGGGACGAAGCGGCGACCCGCAAGGTTATCACCGAAACCAAACGGCGGACAGAGGGCGTTTTCGGCGTCAATATCGTCGCAGATTCGGACGCGAAAAACGTCCCGACAGAGACCCACGTCGAAGTCTGTCTTGACGAAGGAATCGACATCTTCTCTTTTTCGTTTGGGGAGGCCGCACCGTATATGGAGCAAATCCGTTCACGCAATGGGATCGTTCTCCAATCGGTGGGGAGTGCTGAAGAGGCGAAGGATGCCGTCGATGCAGGTGTAGATATCCTCGTTGCACAGGGATGGGAAGCAGGCGGCCACGTGCAGAGTGAAGTCGCGACACTCCCGCTGGTACCCCGTATCGTTGATGCCGTACCCGACACACCGGTCATCGCCGCTGGCGGAATCGCAGATGGGCGCGGAATTGCTGCGGTACTCACCCTCGGCGCAGTTGGCGCGTGGCTCGGCACGCGATTTCTCACAACAGAAGAAGCCTATGTCCATCGACTGTATCGACAGCGGGTGATTGATGCAGAAGAGACGGACACAGTTTACTCAACGCTTTTCGACGAAGGGTGGCCAGACGTGCCACATCGGGTAATCGAGAACGAGACTGTCGCAGCATGGAAGGCGGCAGAACAGCCCTTGACGGAACGACCAGGAGAGGGCGACATCGTTGCCGAAACAGATGATGGTGCGCCGGTACGACGGTATGAGGATTCACTTGCAGTACCTGATATGGGTGGAGACGTAGAGGAATTACCTCTCTACGCCGGCCAGAGTGCCGGATTAACCCACGAAGTGCAACCAGCAGATGAGCTTGTGATGGCCCTCGCTGAAGAAACGTTCGAGGCGCTAGAACGAGTTAACTGA
- a CDS encoding NAD(P)H-binding protein: MRDESQFDAIRERGGESRLGDLEGEFASALEGVDAVVFTAGGDTGWDKTLLIDLWGARRSIDACIEHGIDRFVMISAYNTRSR; this comes from the coding sequence GTGCGGGACGAATCACAGTTTGATGCGATCCGCGAACGTGGCGGCGAATCGCGGTTGGGCGACCTCGAAGGAGAGTTTGCATCGGCACTCGAGGGAGTCGACGCCGTCGTGTTCACTGCCGGCGGGGACACCGGCTGGGACAAGACGTTGCTGATCGACCTCTGGGGAGCGCGACGAAGCATCGACGCGTGTATCGAACACGGCATCGACCGGTTCGTGATGATCAGTGCATACAACACGAGGAGCCGTTAG
- a CDS encoding Re/Si-specific NAD(P)(+) transhydrogenase subunit alpha has translation MIIGVPTETAENEARVALVPSLAEELVDDGFDVCVASGAGERAGWPDGKYSDAGCDVVNERSDVFDRADVVFQVRGLRTTPGDEIDPYREDQLVIGLLGPYNLDNELAVLADRNVTAFALELIPRISRAQSMDALSSMASIGGYKAVLMAAEALPKLFPMQMTAAGTVRPADVFVVGAGVAGLQAIATAERLGANVRAYDIRPEVKEEVESLGAEFVELDLETDDASDKEGHAREQDEEFYRKQQEMMNRMIADSDVVITTAAVPGRPSPELVTNEMIEGMDTGSVIVDLAAEGGGNCEPTEADEPVTYDGITIYGPTNLPGTVTRTTSRLYANNVANFFRNLLNDDETLTIDTSDEIVDATMLVHDGAIRNPHEDETDDGSDADEEADADEVGDDDE, from the coding sequence ATGATTATCGGTGTTCCAACTGAAACTGCTGAAAACGAAGCACGCGTTGCACTCGTCCCATCTCTCGCCGAGGAACTAGTGGACGACGGGTTCGATGTCTGTGTCGCGTCCGGTGCGGGCGAGCGAGCGGGATGGCCCGACGGCAAGTACAGTGACGCGGGGTGTGACGTCGTCAACGAACGATCCGATGTGTTCGACCGGGCGGACGTGGTCTTTCAGGTCCGTGGACTCAGGACAACGCCGGGCGACGAGATCGATCCGTATCGAGAGGATCAGCTCGTCATCGGACTGCTTGGTCCATACAATTTGGACAACGAACTGGCGGTTCTCGCCGACCGCAACGTCACCGCATTCGCACTCGAACTCATCCCACGGATCAGCCGCGCCCAAAGTATGGATGCGCTGTCGTCGATGGCCAGCATCGGCGGCTACAAGGCGGTCCTAATGGCTGCGGAGGCGTTGCCCAAGTTGTTTCCCATGCAGATGACTGCGGCTGGCACCGTACGACCCGCGGACGTGTTCGTAGTGGGAGCGGGCGTGGCAGGGCTACAGGCGATTGCGACGGCCGAACGTCTAGGTGCGAACGTTCGAGCCTACGACATCCGTCCAGAGGTCAAAGAAGAAGTCGAGAGCCTCGGCGCCGAGTTCGTCGAACTCGACCTGGAGACCGATGACGCCTCCGACAAGGAAGGCCATGCCCGGGAACAAGACGAGGAATTCTACCGGAAACAACAGGAGATGATGAACCGCATGATCGCCGACTCCGACGTCGTGATCACGACGGCAGCAGTCCCCGGTCGGCCATCACCAGAACTCGTCACCAACGAGATGATCGAGGGAATGGACACTGGCTCGGTCATTGTCGACTTGGCCGCCGAGGGCGGGGGTAACTGTGAACCGACGGAAGCCGACGAACCAGTGACCTACGACGGCATTACAATCTATGGTCCAACGAACCTCCCAGGCACGGTCACTCGGACGACGAGTCGCCTCTATGCGAACAACGTGGCCAACTTCTTCAGAAATCTACTCAATGACGACGAGACACTCACGATCGACACATCCGACGAAATCGTGGACGCAACGATGCTCGTTCACGATGGCGCGATCCGCAATCCTCATGAGGACGAGACCGATGATGGGTCAGATGCAGACGAGGAAGCCGACGCAGATGAGGTGGGCGACGATGACGAGTAA